The Sorangiineae bacterium MSr11367 genome window below encodes:
- a CDS encoding sirohydrochlorin cobaltochelatase, producing the protein MHSTAWRSGADLTRATDPSIDTCVLLVGHGSRNPEANVEFESLAEVYRATGRHVQVGYIELARPLVSDALALAAQSARRVALVPLFLFAAGHVKNDLPLAIAEARLRFPSVQIAVAPHLGVHPSLVAMAYDRAAPQLGEDAATRAKTLLLVVGRGSSDPDANGEFCKLARLLGEGRGLFDVQPCFMGITGPSVETALDRVARVRPERLVVLPYLLFAGRLVERLAAQVEAFATRHPWIRASLAPHLGYDERLLALIDERARQALAGESLLPCDTCQYRTALPGLEQQVGGLRALLYSVRHTLTHAQASMPVHVHRPLKKHVLVCLNADCVDRGSTAVLAALRREVKLCGRAREIKVTRTSCMGRCGEGPTVAVYPDGVWYRGVRDTDAAEMVHEHLLNDRLVGRLVDDILQ; encoded by the coding sequence ATGCACTCTACTGCGTGGCGTTCGGGTGCGGATCTCACCCGGGCCACCGACCCGTCGATCGACACGTGCGTTTTGCTCGTCGGCCATGGAAGCCGAAATCCCGAGGCGAACGTCGAGTTCGAATCGCTGGCCGAGGTGTACCGCGCGACGGGGCGGCATGTGCAGGTTGGCTACATCGAGCTGGCCCGACCGCTCGTGTCCGACGCCCTCGCCTTGGCCGCCCAATCGGCGCGGCGCGTGGCGTTGGTTCCGCTTTTCTTGTTTGCGGCGGGGCACGTTAAAAACGATCTCCCCCTGGCCATCGCGGAAGCGCGCCTCCGCTTCCCATCGGTGCAAATCGCGGTGGCGCCGCACCTGGGGGTGCATCCGTCGTTGGTCGCCATGGCCTACGATCGCGCCGCACCGCAGCTCGGGGAGGATGCGGCCACGCGGGCGAAGACCTTGTTGCTCGTGGTCGGGCGCGGTTCGAGCGATCCCGATGCCAACGGGGAATTTTGCAAGCTGGCGCGGCTTCTCGGGGAAGGTCGCGGGCTGTTCGACGTGCAGCCTTGCTTCATGGGCATCACGGGCCCGAGCGTGGAGACCGCGCTCGATCGCGTGGCGCGCGTGCGGCCCGAGCGGCTGGTGGTGTTGCCCTACCTGCTCTTCGCGGGGCGCCTGGTGGAGCGGCTCGCGGCGCAGGTCGAGGCCTTTGCGACGCGCCATCCATGGATCCGCGCATCCTTGGCGCCTCACCTCGGATACGACGAGCGGTTGCTCGCGTTGATCGACGAGCGCGCCCGTCAGGCGCTTGCGGGCGAGTCGTTGTTGCCCTGCGACACCTGCCAATACCGGACGGCGCTTCCCGGGTTGGAGCAGCAGGTGGGCGGGCTGCGGGCGCTGCTCTACAGCGTGCGGCACACGCTCACGCATGCGCAGGCGTCGATGCCGGTGCACGTGCACCGTCCGCTGAAGAAGCACGTGCTCGTGTGCCTCAACGCCGACTGCGTCGATCGCGGAAGCACCGCCGTGCTCGCGGCCTTGCGGCGCGAGGTGAAGCTTTGTGGACGCGCGCGCGAGATCAAGGTCACGCGCACGTCGTGCATGGGCCGCTGCGGGGAGGGGCCGACGGTGGCCGTCTACCCCGACGGTGTTTGGTACCGCGGCGTGCGCGACACCGACGCCGCAGAAATGGTGCACGAGCACCTTCTCAACGATCGGCTGGTTGGGCGGCTGGTCGACGACATTTTGCAGTGA
- a CDS encoding PepSY domain-containing protein, with product MSRFVLYTRKLHFMATAILGVQLVAWALTGFAFTLFDFRVVRGTDDRAPVVALDFASVRLRPGELVPDARDVQSVRLKMLDARPVYEVSVAGEPRLIDAADGTAVSIDEARASRIAAKAYRGDAHARGIERQDDDGKAVWVVHLDDARATDVAVDATTGDIAWWRNGTWRAFDVLWSIHVLGYVDRHSPAHWPLRIVGFLAAMAAMSGAGLLLSRLVRRFSIRKTQTR from the coding sequence ATGTCGCGGTTCGTCTTGTACACGCGGAAGCTTCATTTCATGGCGACGGCCATTCTCGGTGTGCAGCTCGTAGCTTGGGCGCTCACCGGGTTTGCCTTTACCTTGTTCGACTTCCGCGTGGTGCGAGGCACGGACGATCGCGCGCCCGTGGTGGCGCTCGACTTCGCCTCGGTGCGTCTGCGCCCGGGCGAACTCGTCCCCGACGCGCGTGACGTTCAATCGGTGCGCCTGAAGATGCTCGACGCGCGTCCGGTGTACGAGGTCAGCGTCGCCGGTGAGCCGCGGCTGATCGACGCGGCCGACGGCACCGCGGTCTCCATCGACGAGGCCCGCGCCTCGCGCATCGCGGCCAAAGCTTACCGTGGGGATGCGCACGCGCGCGGCATCGAGCGCCAAGACGACGACGGCAAGGCCGTCTGGGTCGTGCACCTCGACGATGCACGCGCCACCGACGTGGCCGTGGACGCGACCACCGGCGACATCGCGTGGTGGCGCAACGGAACATGGCGCGCGTTCGACGTCCTCTGGTCCATCCACGTACTCGGCTACGTCGACCGTCATAGTCCGGCGCATTGGCCGCTACGCATCGTCGGCTTCCTCGCCGCCATGGCGGCCATGAGCGGTGCGGGCCTCTTGTTGTCCCGCCTCGTTCGCCGGTTCTCGATTCGAAAAACCCAAACCCGATAG
- a CDS encoding adenosylcobinamide-GDP ribazoletransferase, translated as MSTAVGVDGLGNAPSWLRGIRAAVTVLTRVPVGGFPYSDADWRWSAAYLPLVGTMLGALLSGVWILTVRAGLLVAAVMAVGVSLFITGAMHEDGLADTADALGGGTTRERVLAILKDSRIGAFGAAALTVTLLLRVALLERLGLMAPIALVFTHGAARLVPVWLMATLPYVTDESVAKSRSIVAAGRVQVAVATGWVLIVGSALCLMDALNVFEVVSALAAAATVGMFCAFRFQARVGGITGDFLGAAEQLSECAMLLTLAIVRGGPP; from the coding sequence ATGTCGACAGCGGTCGGCGTTGATGGGTTGGGGAACGCTCCTTCGTGGCTGCGAGGCATTCGGGCCGCGGTGACGGTTCTCACGCGGGTTCCCGTCGGCGGGTTTCCCTATTCGGATGCGGATTGGCGCTGGTCCGCCGCGTACCTGCCGCTTGTGGGCACCATGCTGGGGGCCCTGCTTTCCGGTGTGTGGATCCTCACCGTGCGCGCGGGGCTTTTGGTGGCCGCCGTCATGGCCGTGGGCGTCTCGCTCTTCATCACCGGGGCGATGCACGAAGATGGATTGGCCGACACCGCCGATGCGCTGGGCGGGGGCACGACGCGGGAGCGGGTGCTCGCGATCCTGAAGGACAGCCGCATCGGGGCCTTCGGCGCGGCGGCGCTGACCGTGACCTTGCTGTTGCGCGTGGCCCTGCTCGAGCGACTCGGGCTCATGGCGCCGATCGCGCTGGTCTTCACGCACGGCGCGGCGCGTCTCGTGCCGGTGTGGCTCATGGCGACCTTGCCGTATGTCACCGACGAGTCGGTGGCCAAGAGCCGATCCATCGTGGCCGCGGGGCGCGTGCAGGTGGCGGTTGCCACGGGGTGGGTGCTCATCGTGGGCTCCGCGCTCTGCTTGATGGACGCGCTCAACGTCTTCGAGGTCGTCTCGGCCTTGGCGGCGGCAGCCACGGTGGGCATGTTCTGCGCCTTTCGCTTTCAGGCCCGCGTGGGCGGCATCACCGGCGATTTCCTCGGTGCCGCCGAACAATTGAGCGAGTGCGCGATGCTGCTGACCTTGGCCATCGTGCGCGGCGGCCCACCGTGA
- a CDS encoding DUF3209 family protein: MACHEIAALRLGLMNILGIDDEAEKAHELAELGEAARTPGPLASLTVASDLDGLVKLFSTSLVDLNEKVSRTPAGDPKLPYLRSLVVLTKKVELELRAHVEGLGRMNRELEEMHDLVHELFPAE; encoded by the coding sequence ATGGCTTGCCACGAGATTGCAGCACTTCGTCTGGGACTGATGAACATCCTCGGCATCGATGACGAAGCCGAAAAGGCGCATGAGCTCGCGGAGCTGGGCGAGGCTGCGCGCACCCCAGGACCGCTTGCCTCGCTGACCGTGGCCTCGGACCTGGACGGGCTGGTGAAGCTCTTTTCCACGTCGCTGGTCGACTTGAACGAGAAGGTCTCGCGCACGCCCGCCGGCGATCCCAAGCTGCCGTATTTGCGAAGCTTGGTCGTGCTCACGAAGAAGGTCGAGCTGGAGTTGCGCGCCCATGTGGAGGGCCTGGGCCGCATGAACCGCGAGCTCGAAGAGATGCACGATCTCGTGCACGAGCTCTTTCCGGCGGAATAA
- a CDS encoding histidine phosphatase family protein: protein MTEGLTRRLWVARHAPIASPGERCYGRTDVAVTVPHDRAAALLAESFPSGEPRPNTVWTSPVSRCAAVAEHLAGHFGAAFRVDAALYEMDFGAWDGVPWTDIRARDDAAYARWMREWEHVAPPGGEAPQDMERRVRTWLTSLSMEQPERSHGLVAHAGVVRALYVVLEGCPWPDAMGRAVEHLAWVPFRLGHT from the coding sequence GTGACCGAGGGGCTGACGCGGCGCCTATGGGTTGCCCGGCACGCGCCGATCGCGAGCCCCGGAGAGCGCTGTTACGGCCGCACCGATGTCGCGGTCACCGTTCCGCATGATCGCGCGGCGGCGCTCTTGGCCGAGTCGTTTCCCTCGGGTGAACCACGGCCGAACACGGTGTGGACGTCCCCCGTGTCGAGGTGCGCGGCGGTGGCCGAACACCTCGCCGGGCACTTTGGTGCGGCGTTTCGCGTGGACGCGGCGCTGTACGAAATGGACTTCGGCGCGTGGGACGGCGTCCCGTGGACGGACATCCGCGCGCGGGATGACGCGGCGTATGCGCGCTGGATGCGCGAGTGGGAGCACGTCGCACCGCCCGGTGGCGAGGCCCCGCAGGACATGGAGCGGCGCGTGCGGACGTGGTTGACGTCGCTGTCGATGGAGCAGCCGGAGCGATCGCATGGGCTCGTGGCCCATGCCGGCGTCGTGCGCGCGCTGTATGTCGTGCTCGAGGGCTGCCCGTGGCCCGATGCGATGGGGCGTGCCGTCGAGCATCTCGCGTGGGTCCCGTTTCGCTTGGGGCACACTTGA
- a CDS encoding FAD-binding oxidoreductase, whose product MAANPKTLRVVAAHSEGDCARVLEIETVDASPLTPVAGKYIIVNTGVMAGDKPVKRAYSLTSAYGEAHRARLIVKKLGAGSSALHEAPLGAEFSFSGPWGKLLPEPGEPPRTLVVATDTGITTAIGLATQASTLSTCRVVEVLWLRGEGETFLDVDDVRHRIEAAGVKYVCATILPASDPARVNEAWAHVEARVAETGAEVVLASGDGAIIHPLRTRLVPAVREVRVECFFHNPEKKIA is encoded by the coding sequence ATGGCCGCAAACCCGAAGACCCTGCGCGTCGTGGCGGCCCATTCGGAGGGCGACTGCGCGCGCGTGCTCGAGATCGAGACCGTCGATGCGAGTCCGCTCACGCCCGTGGCGGGCAAGTACATCATCGTCAACACGGGGGTGATGGCGGGCGACAAGCCGGTCAAGCGCGCGTATTCGCTGACGTCGGCCTACGGGGAGGCTCATCGCGCGCGCCTCATCGTGAAGAAGCTCGGCGCCGGTTCGAGCGCGCTGCACGAGGCGCCGCTGGGCGCGGAGTTCTCCTTCAGCGGGCCGTGGGGCAAGCTTTTGCCCGAGCCGGGTGAGCCGCCGCGAACCTTGGTGGTGGCCACCGATACGGGCATCACCACGGCCATCGGGCTGGCCACGCAGGCGAGCACGCTGTCGACGTGCCGCGTGGTGGAGGTGCTCTGGCTCCGCGGCGAGGGCGAGACGTTCTTGGACGTCGACGACGTGCGCCACCGCATCGAAGCGGCCGGGGTGAAATATGTGTGCGCAACCATTTTGCCGGCGAGCGATCCCGCGCGCGTGAACGAAGCGTGGGCGCACGTCGAAGCGCGTGTCGCCGAAACCGGGGCGGAGGTCGTGCTGGCGTCGGGCGACGGCGCCATCATCCATCCGCTGCGCACGCGCTTGGTGCCCGCGGTGCGCGAAGTTCGCGTCGAGTGCTTCTTCCACAACCCGGAGAAGAAAATCGCCTGA
- a CDS encoding AtpZ/AtpI family protein, translating into MKQFGRYAAVGFEFFALIAAGFLGGRFLDGRLGTGYLVWIGLMVGTFAGFRSLFRMAQLEQRALEKEDRENEERDRHGHG; encoded by the coding sequence GTGAAGCAGTTCGGACGATATGCCGCGGTCGGGTTCGAGTTTTTCGCGCTCATTGCCGCGGGCTTTCTCGGAGGGCGTTTCCTCGACGGACGCCTCGGCACGGGCTACCTCGTGTGGATCGGCCTGATGGTCGGCACGTTCGCGGGCTTCCGCTCCCTCTTCCGCATGGCCCAACTCGAACAGCGCGCACTCGAAAAAGAAGACCGAGAGAACGAAGAAAGGGATCGCCATGGCCACGGATGA
- a CDS encoding YncE family protein, translated as MKTILGVVTTAILSTLAGCSSSSDPGPGCQESYTVTSQGNTGNLKNRAYVASRDSGNITVIDLDTLEIVGSANTCSRGYHMAELSADFTKIYASSTDNGKIDVLNARSLNVSKRISVGADPSHLSLSRDGSLIAVVDEKDNAVSFIDPKTDVEVKRLSGFYTPHFVRFSADNRHAYVANMGAYHITRVDLPSLAIDGEIALDGHAGPPVAPAGKEEFGFADAQIDENGVLWAAHAGTGQVLLYDTKTRTKLPEIRAGENPWIVYAEHPFKGIEARIVPNHRDRSVSLLHQLQTASADTIVTEEPESYGVNYTPLDPGKAFVMNRMREEIAVIDTRTKKRTATIPVGGNTETASTTADGKYVIAAVSSANRVVVIDAVTNAVVKTFDNVGNYPWTVTIPQGQNYCH; from the coding sequence ATGAAAACGATTCTAGGGGTGGTCACCACAGCGATTCTGTCCACGTTGGCCGGCTGCAGCAGCTCGTCGGATCCGGGGCCGGGGTGCCAGGAGAGCTACACGGTCACGTCGCAGGGCAACACGGGCAACTTGAAGAACCGCGCGTACGTCGCGAGCCGTGACTCGGGCAACATCACGGTCATCGACCTCGACACGCTCGAAATCGTGGGCTCCGCCAACACGTGCAGCCGCGGCTACCACATGGCCGAGCTCAGCGCGGACTTCACCAAGATTTACGCGTCCAGCACGGACAACGGCAAAATCGACGTCCTCAACGCGCGCTCCTTGAACGTCAGCAAGCGCATCTCCGTCGGTGCCGATCCGTCGCATCTGAGCTTGAGCCGCGATGGATCGCTCATCGCGGTCGTCGACGAGAAGGACAACGCCGTGTCGTTCATCGACCCGAAGACCGACGTCGAGGTCAAGCGCCTCTCCGGCTTCTACACGCCGCACTTCGTGCGTTTCTCCGCGGACAACCGCCACGCGTACGTCGCCAACATGGGCGCGTACCACATCACGCGCGTCGACCTGCCGTCGCTGGCCATCGACGGGGAGATCGCGCTCGACGGTCACGCGGGCCCGCCGGTGGCGCCAGCCGGCAAGGAGGAGTTCGGCTTTGCCGACGCGCAAATCGACGAGAACGGCGTGCTCTGGGCGGCGCATGCCGGCACCGGGCAAGTGCTTCTCTACGATACGAAGACGCGGACCAAGCTGCCCGAGATCCGCGCCGGAGAGAACCCGTGGATCGTGTACGCCGAGCACCCGTTCAAGGGGATCGAGGCGCGCATCGTTCCGAACCATCGCGATCGCAGCGTGTCGCTTCTGCACCAGCTGCAGACCGCGTCGGCGGACACCATCGTCACCGAGGAACCGGAGTCGTACGGCGTGAACTACACGCCCCTCGATCCGGGGAAGGCCTTCGTCATGAACCGCATGCGCGAGGAAATCGCGGTCATCGACACGCGCACGAAGAAGCGCACCGCGACCATCCCCGTCGGTGGCAACACCGAGACGGCGTCCACCACGGCCGACGGCAAGTACGTCATCGCCGCGGTGAGCAGCGCCAACCGCGTGGTGGTCATCGATGCGGTGACCAACGCCGTGGTGAAGACGTTCGACAACGTCGGCAACTACCCCTGGACGGTGACCATTCCCCAGGGCCAGAACTACTGCCACTGA